A window of the Butyricimonas faecalis genome harbors these coding sequences:
- a CDS encoding DUF4249 domain-containing protein: MKKEVVGIFLVLLTWELLLNGCEQKLHLDLNAQSPVPVVNSILMAGNDTVRVRVTWTKNVYEQGDFPVEANALVKLYQDDHFVGECHYRKEGWYTIVHHVEATKVYRIEVDIPGKSLVWGETRVPAPLLNASIECDSLQERIINRWTDREEEKNYYWLSSTHSSQNGVPDTLHTKLLAYLRTNSTLPDAFNRSFDFDEEIPAEYDYYLRVEDSGLSGKEIELSYKGRRSGYYYWEPDTGCYKSTRFILSLDENYDRYLKSSIVNDDYLSAMDSEPLFYAPLWTYSNIHGGTGLVASYSKYEDVFIQVFTKRKE; this comes from the coding sequence ATGAAAAAAGAAGTTGTCGGAATATTCCTCGTGTTGTTAACATGGGAATTATTATTAAACGGATGTGAGCAAAAATTGCACCTTGATTTAAACGCCCAATCTCCCGTTCCGGTTGTAAATAGTATTTTAATGGCTGGTAACGATACGGTTCGGGTTCGGGTCACTTGGACAAAAAACGTCTACGAACAAGGCGATTTTCCTGTAGAGGCAAATGCTTTGGTTAAATTATATCAGGACGATCATTTCGTGGGAGAATGCCACTACCGAAAAGAGGGATGGTATACCATAGTCCACCACGTGGAGGCAACCAAAGTTTACCGGATAGAAGTAGACATTCCGGGCAAATCGCTTGTTTGGGGGGAAACCAGAGTACCGGCACCCTTGTTGAATGCTAGTATAGAATGTGACAGCCTGCAGGAACGGATTATCAATCGATGGACTGATCGGGAAGAAGAAAAAAACTATTATTGGCTGTCTTCCACCCATTCTTCTCAGAATGGAGTTCCGGACACCTTGCATACTAAACTCTTGGCGTATCTTAGAACAAATAGTACATTGCCAGATGCCTTTAACCGCAGTTTTGACTTTGATGAAGAAATCCCGGCGGAATACGATTACTATTTAAGAGTAGAGGATAGCGGTTTGTCGGGAAAGGAGATCGAGTTAAGCTACAAAGGACGGCGTTCGGGGTATTATTACTGGGAACCGGACACGGGATGCTATAAAAGTACCCGTTTTATACTGAGTCTTGATGAAAATTATGATCGTTATTTGAAATCGTCGATTGTGAACGACGATTATTTATCGGCAATGGATTCAGAACCCCTGTTTTATGCTCCTTTATGGACTTATTCTAACATACACGGGGGAACCGGGCTGGTGGCCTCTTATTCAAAATATGAAGATGTATTCATTCAAGTATTCACGAAACGGAAGGAGTGA
- a CDS encoding DUF4249 domain-containing protein translates to MRIVIFILSVCFFYCGCNRSEEYDFRGKVPESRLVIYAYAEADSLLYAEISKSRTYTDNTELDSTSNIRCQVYVNDLYSGELRPIGNNRYLSDIRPKVGDKITIKVSCTGLEDATGSTIVCSPFPEIELDTSRNWNMLQLRIGMKDQGDTENYYRLVVENETFYRGSFRRNGHVKIDSSITYTYDVDLSGDELLSKEIVSTIWGKEINTNPYQVFTNKTFRGKKQILQASITYPYSYERNAWAIENKDTIRFVEKEYHRLRVKILRMDKPLFDYLYTLGLHEKQPDMYKEPIQVYSNVEGGLGVVGSCFTREIIMDFRAKSQK, encoded by the coding sequence ATGAGAATAGTGATTTTTATTTTATCAGTTTGTTTCTTCTACTGCGGGTGTAATCGTTCCGAGGAATACGATTTTCGAGGAAAAGTACCTGAAAGTCGGTTGGTTATCTATGCTTACGCGGAAGCGGATTCGTTACTATATGCTGAAATCTCGAAATCAAGGACATATACAGATAACACGGAGCTTGATTCTACATCAAATATAAGATGCCAAGTATACGTGAACGATCTTTATTCCGGAGAATTACGGCCGATAGGCAATAACAGGTATTTGTCAGATATTCGTCCTAAAGTGGGAGATAAGATCACGATAAAAGTTTCGTGTACGGGATTAGAGGACGCAACGGGTTCAACCATTGTATGTAGCCCGTTTCCGGAAATTGAATTGGATACTTCCCGAAACTGGAATATGCTTCAATTGCGTATCGGCATGAAAGATCAAGGAGATACAGAGAATTATTACAGGTTAGTAGTTGAGAATGAAACCTTTTACCGTGGGAGCTTCCGGAGGAATGGGCATGTAAAAATAGATTCTTCCATAACGTACACTTATGATGTTGATCTTTCGGGAGACGAATTATTATCGAAAGAAATCGTGTCAACGATTTGGGGGAAAGAGATAAATACTAATCCTTATCAGGTATTTACAAATAAAACTTTCCGGGGAAAGAAACAGATTCTTCAGGCAAGTATAACTTATCCCTATTCTTACGAGAGGAATGCGTGGGCGATTGAGAATAAAGACACGATTCGATTCGTGGAAAAAGAATATCATCGTTTACGTGTAAAGATCCTTCGGATGGACAAGCCTTTGTTTGATTATCTGTATACTCTGGGACTTCACGAGAAACAACCGGATATGTACAAGGAACCCATTCAAGTGTATTCCAACGTAGAAGGCGGGCTCGGTGTAGTAGGGAGTTGTTTTACTCGTGAAATAATCATGGATTTTCGGGCAAAGTCACAAAAATGA
- a CDS encoding TonB-dependent receptor domain-containing protein, which translates to MRARLILILLIFCIVRGNAQEVFSFTFRETPVEEVLEKIEQQTGYIFSYSPSILHQLSSNKISIKQANLEQVLNFLFKSSNISWEKLGRYIILKQGKRFFIVYGRIYDKESRERLIGASVYDSRLHVGAATNNYGFYTLIVPEGEVCLNYSYVGYQSASCQFYLKSDTVLHVELQPMLNLDEIVVVQPYIPGWVKNSQPGQVEFPIFTATMIPKLLGESDLLKAVQLFPGVRVGMEGIAGIQVRGGNRDENQFLIDDIPLYNANHLLGFFSVFNSDAVKNVNFYKSSFPARYGGHLSSIMDVRLKEGNLQEYHGSFSIGLLSSNFNIEGPIERNRSSFHITARRTYIDLIGAPIYAAINNTSDSKEKIGYNFSDINIKLTRLFSKQNTISFIFFYGNDHLKYKKNEKDSYFMNPDRVRDDMRSAWGNWGIGLRWDKMISPNLYMNTVFSYNQYRASMNKRYRHETSLGDTVQLKKIHFKSGQKEWRMKSDFTYALNHWNRLYFGGHYIYHVYVPEKRITLNKVKDMEQIFEKQVNYKEYAHDVALYVEDEIAIKEKWTIHPGLRGTLFHVGNTNYFSLEPRFSMQYNWNTRWAAKASYTLMSQYIHQLGSSMLNMPTDLWVPVSDEVKPMKSHQCVLGIYYHPRAQWHFSMEGFYKTQANLVDDYHGMDITPEYLDWKENVHFGNGRSFGLEWMLQKKGGNTSGWINYTLSHAYRWFSDGSINQGHHFPAKYDSRHILNLVLLHKFSDFFDISATWTFNNGFYTTQPLERYDSPVALPGEKGDGQTDVIFHIEKRNNVKTPDYHRLDLGFNFHRRRRHGTSTWSINLYNAYCRWNTVGLSPDFDTKYRGREERQYFSNDWLFPIIPSFSYTFTF; encoded by the coding sequence ATGCGTGCCAGACTTATACTTATCTTGTTGATTTTTTGTATCGTGAGGGGAAATGCTCAAGAAGTTTTTTCATTTACATTTCGTGAAACTCCCGTGGAAGAAGTGTTGGAAAAAATTGAGCAACAGACAGGATATATATTTTCATATTCACCTTCTATTTTACATCAATTATCATCAAATAAAATATCTATAAAACAGGCTAATCTTGAACAGGTGTTAAACTTTTTGTTTAAATCATCAAATATCTCTTGGGAGAAATTAGGAAGATATATCATTTTAAAACAAGGGAAACGTTTTTTCATTGTTTATGGAAGAATATATGACAAAGAATCTCGGGAAAGACTGATTGGAGCCTCCGTTTATGATTCTCGATTGCACGTGGGCGCTGCTACCAACAATTACGGGTTCTACACGTTAATCGTACCGGAAGGAGAAGTATGTTTAAATTATTCCTACGTGGGGTATCAAAGTGCTTCATGTCAATTCTATTTGAAATCGGATACCGTGCTTCATGTCGAATTACAGCCCATGTTGAACTTGGATGAAATTGTTGTGGTTCAACCCTATATTCCCGGATGGGTAAAGAACTCGCAACCGGGACAAGTGGAATTCCCGATCTTTACTGCAACTATGATCCCAAAACTTTTAGGAGAAAGTGACCTTCTGAAAGCAGTTCAACTATTTCCCGGGGTGCGGGTAGGCATGGAAGGAATAGCCGGGATACAGGTTCGAGGGGGAAATCGAGATGAAAATCAATTTCTGATAGATGACATTCCTTTGTATAACGCGAATCATTTATTAGGATTTTTCTCGGTATTCAATTCCGATGCCGTGAAAAACGTAAATTTCTACAAATCAAGTTTTCCCGCTCGTTATGGTGGACATCTTTCTTCCATCATGGATGTACGATTGAAAGAGGGAAATTTACAAGAATATCATGGTAGTTTTTCTATTGGTCTTTTGTCTAGTAACTTTAATATTGAAGGTCCTATTGAAAGAAATCGTAGTTCGTTTCATATCACAGCTAGAAGGACTTACATCGATTTAATTGGAGCTCCTATTTATGCTGCAATAAACAACACGAGTGATAGTAAAGAAAAGATTGGGTATAATTTCTCGGATATAAATATCAAGCTGACCCGTCTATTCTCGAAACAGAATACAATTTCTTTTATTTTTTTCTATGGGAACGATCATTTGAAATATAAAAAGAACGAAAAGGATTCTTATTTTATGAATCCAGATCGTGTACGGGATGATATGCGTAGTGCTTGGGGAAATTGGGGAATCGGTTTACGATGGGATAAAATGATTTCTCCGAATTTGTATATGAACACCGTATTTTCTTATAATCAATATCGTGCCTCCATGAATAAAAGATATCGACATGAAACATCTCTCGGTGATACCGTCCAATTAAAGAAAATCCATTTTAAATCAGGTCAGAAGGAATGGAGAATGAAAAGTGATTTCACTTATGCCTTGAATCATTGGAATCGTTTATATTTTGGAGGACATTATATTTATCATGTTTACGTGCCGGAAAAACGAATAACTTTAAATAAAGTGAAAGATATGGAGCAAATTTTTGAAAAACAGGTAAATTATAAAGAATATGCTCATGACGTGGCTCTTTATGTTGAAGATGAAATTGCTATAAAAGAAAAATGGACCATACATCCCGGACTCAGGGGTACATTATTTCACGTTGGCAATACAAATTATTTCTCTTTGGAGCCTCGTTTTTCCATGCAATATAATTGGAATACCCGTTGGGCAGCGAAGGCTTCTTACACGCTTATGTCGCAATATATTCATCAGCTGGGAAGCAGTATGTTGAATATGCCTACCGATTTGTGGGTTCCGGTTAGTGACGAGGTGAAACCGATGAAATCACATCAATGTGTTTTGGGCATTTACTATCACCCGCGTGCGCAATGGCATTTTTCCATGGAAGGGTTTTATAAAACACAGGCTAATTTGGTGGATGATTATCACGGAATGGATATCACCCCGGAATATTTGGATTGGAAAGAGAATGTTCATTTCGGGAATGGTCGCTCTTTTGGCTTGGAATGGATGCTTCAAAAAAAAGGAGGAAACACAAGCGGATGGATAAATTACACGCTCTCGCACGCCTATCGTTGGTTCTCGGATGGTTCGATAAATCAAGGACACCATTTCCCGGCAAAATATGATAGTCGTCATATTCTTAACCTGGTTCTGCTACATAAGTTCAGCGATTTTTTTGATATTAGTGCAACTTGGACTTTTAATAACGGATTCTATACGACGCAACCATTAGAAAGATATGATAGTCCGGTTGCCTTGCCCGGAGAAAAAGGGGACGGGCAAACGGATGTTATATTTCATATTGAAAAACGCAATAACGTGAAGACTCCCGATTATCATCGGTTGGATTTGGGATTCAATTTTCATCGCCGTCGCCGACACGGGACTTCCACGTGGAGTATTAATTTATATAATGCTTATTGCAGGTGGAACACGGTTGGGTTAAGTCCCGATTTTGACACGAAATACAGAGGACGGGAAGAACGCCAATATTTTAGTAACGATTGGCTTTTCCCGATTATTCCCTCTTTTTCTTACACGTTTACTTTTTAA
- a CDS encoding FecR family protein, giving the protein MKNELLAKYILGEANTKEEQKVGQWLEESEDHQREFQQIKRRIELGSKRYKYGFFDSRQAIQKIKFPAKKQHLRILQVTASIMVLSFGVLWFWNRSSLQETILLSRIGETNVFYLPDSSRVTLNGDSRLAYNSQFGKTNRELSLRGEAFFQVKQDTVKPFIVETSLIQVEVLGTSFQVIAEKLRAEVSVEKGRVKITTQDKKQKSVLETGMSVVYGKKQGELMIFTKEDKGEMQILKFDNAPLSEVIEILNEYYGSHVTLPADYATLRITVVFKDVSLKEAIDIINRTLGIQLTI; this is encoded by the coding sequence ATGAAAAATGAATTACTAGCAAAATATATTCTTGGTGAGGCAAACACAAAAGAAGAACAAAAAGTCGGACAATGGTTAGAAGAAAGTGAAGATCATCAACGAGAATTTCAACAAATCAAGCGCCGCATAGAACTTGGTTCGAAACGTTATAAATATGGATTTTTCGATTCTCGACAGGCCATACAAAAAATAAAATTCCCTGCGAAGAAACAACACTTGCGAATTTTACAGGTGACTGCATCCATCATGGTTTTATCATTTGGAGTATTATGGTTTTGGAATAGATCGTCACTTCAAGAAACGATATTATTATCTCGAATTGGGGAAACAAACGTATTTTATTTGCCGGATAGTTCCCGAGTAACGCTAAACGGAGATAGTCGTTTGGCTTACAATTCTCAATTCGGAAAGACAAATCGAGAGCTTTCCTTACGGGGAGAGGCATTCTTCCAAGTAAAACAAGACACGGTAAAACCTTTTATCGTGGAAACATCTTTAATTCAAGTAGAAGTATTAGGTACTTCCTTTCAAGTTATTGCAGAAAAACTTCGAGCAGAAGTATCTGTAGAAAAAGGGCGGGTGAAAATTACTACCCAAGATAAAAAACAAAAAAGTGTACTTGAGACTGGAATGTCTGTTGTGTATGGAAAAAAGCAAGGAGAATTAATGATCTTCACGAAAGAAGATAAAGGTGAAATGCAAATCCTCAAATTTGATAATGCACCTCTATCTGAAGTCATTGAAATACTGAATGAATACTATGGTAGTCATGTAACACTACCTGCTGATTATGCGACACTTCGGATAACTGTTGTTTTTAAAGATGTTTCACTAAAAGAAGCGATCGACATCATTAACAGAACTTTAGGTATTCAATTAACAATTTAA
- a CDS encoding sigma-70 family RNA polymerase sigma factor: MFVNSRILEKYFQWMYRPLCLYALNITESYEDSEDIVQQIFVELLEKAIAGSLEVGDMKGYLYTVVRNRAVKYAKKNQEKVSVESAMYLTDEKALSISVEEEALVWDWIDALPTERRNIFLMAKQQGMKYREIAIQLNISIKTVEGQMGKALKTLRDKAIKIYLFFFG, from the coding sequence ATGTTCGTCAATTCTCGCATATTAGAAAAATATTTTCAGTGGATGTATAGACCGTTATGTCTATATGCACTAAATATAACCGAATCATACGAGGATTCGGAGGATATTGTACAACAGATTTTCGTGGAATTGTTGGAAAAGGCGATTGCTGGAAGTTTGGAAGTGGGAGATATGAAGGGGTATTTATACACGGTGGTGCGGAATCGGGCGGTGAAATATGCAAAAAAGAATCAAGAAAAAGTTTCCGTGGAAAGCGCAATGTATCTGACAGACGAGAAGGCCTTATCCATATCGGTAGAGGAGGAGGCTTTAGTTTGGGACTGGATAGATGCTTTGCCTACCGAACGACGGAATATATTTTTGATGGCAAAACAGCAAGGCATGAAATATAGGGAGATTGCCATTCAACTGAATATTTCGATTAAAACTGTTGAGGGACAAATGGGAAAGGCATTGAAGACATTAAGAGATAAGGCAATAAAAATCTATTTATTTTTCTTCGGGTAA
- a CDS encoding LytR/AlgR family response regulator transcription factor: MNCIIIDDEPLAREAIEILVKDTSQLNLLGMFNNALAASKFMEENPVDLIFLDIQMPGITGIEFARNISKRSLVIFTTAYSEYAVDSYEVDAIDYLIKPIDPERFHKAVNKAIAYHSLLLKEEKENIEAGNTEYFFVKSERRYFKINYKDILFIEGLKDYVIIQLDEQRVITRMNLKNIFELLPKHDFLRVNKSYIVNTKHIDSFDNNDIFIKTHEIAIGNTYRDAFFEAFMRMG, encoded by the coding sequence ATGAATTGTATTATAATAGATGATGAACCTTTAGCACGTGAAGCAATAGAAATACTAGTAAAAGATACCAGTCAACTAAATTTACTCGGTATGTTTAATAACGCTTTAGCTGCTTCAAAATTTATGGAAGAGAATCCGGTGGATTTAATCTTTTTGGATATTCAGATGCCGGGAATCACGGGCATCGAGTTCGCCCGAAATATATCCAAGAGAAGTTTGGTCATTTTCACCACGGCGTACTCGGAATACGCCGTGGATAGTTACGAGGTAGACGCTATCGATTACTTAATTAAACCGATTGACCCAGAACGCTTTCACAAGGCTGTCAACAAAGCAATTGCTTACCATTCTTTATTATTAAAAGAAGAGAAAGAGAATATCGAAGCGGGTAACACGGAATACTTCTTCGTAAAGTCTGAAAGACGCTACTTTAAAATCAATTACAAGGATATACTATTTATCGAGGGACTGAAAGATTACGTGATTATTCAATTGGATGAACAACGGGTGATTACCCGGATGAATCTGAAAAATATATTTGAGTTATTACCTAAACACGATTTCCTACGTGTCAACAAATCCTATATCGTAAATACCAAGCATATCGATTCCTTTGACAACAACGATATTTTCATTAAAACACATGAAATAGCTATTGGTAATACCTATCGGGATGCCTTTTTTGAGGCGTTCATGAGGATGGGGTAG
- a CDS encoding sensor histidine kinase: MSNFIDSRVPDFLLAPRFKFARHFLLLLTLFCITISIFVNQSGELVLTLERFCGWLYYFVITSTIIYFNLYVLASRFLIKGQILSYLISVICLISVSLCLIMVLQSWCHDVGGTYEEGNLYIILNVLASMVSLSLLIFGTSALLLFKYWIGYNQRIDELASSTLQSELKFLKKQINPHFLFNMLNNANVLIKKTPEEASRVLFKLEDMLRYQINDSAKEQVLLDSEIRFLNDFLNLEKIRRDKFECVISKEGNISEVWLPPLLFIPFVENAVKHNVDSENSSFVYLGFKVWDKNLEFQCVNSKPAIAPKKNEVGGLGLKNIKRRLELLFPEHYTLEIKEDETSYTVYLHLTL, from the coding sequence ATGAGTAACTTTATTGATAGCCGTGTTCCGGATTTTCTATTGGCACCCCGTTTCAAGTTTGCAAGGCACTTCCTGTTGTTGTTGACTCTTTTTTGCATCACGATTAGTATATTTGTCAACCAGTCGGGAGAACTTGTACTCACGCTAGAACGTTTCTGTGGATGGCTCTATTATTTTGTAATCACGAGTACTATTATTTATTTCAATTTGTATGTATTGGCTTCTCGTTTCTTGATTAAGGGACAAATTTTAAGTTATTTGATATCTGTCATATGCTTGATCTCGGTGTCACTTTGTCTTATCATGGTATTACAGAGTTGGTGTCACGATGTTGGCGGAACGTATGAGGAGGGTAACTTATATATCATATTAAACGTGCTGGCATCCATGGTCTCTTTGAGTTTATTAATATTCGGAACGTCAGCCCTGCTACTATTCAAATACTGGATTGGTTACAACCAACGCATAGATGAATTGGCATCTTCGACATTACAATCGGAGTTGAAGTTTCTGAAAAAACAAATAAACCCGCATTTCTTGTTTAATATGCTGAATAATGCCAATGTGCTGATCAAGAAAACTCCGGAAGAGGCCTCCCGGGTTCTTTTCAAACTTGAAGATATGTTACGTTACCAGATCAATGATAGCGCAAAGGAACAGGTGTTGTTAGACTCTGAAATCCGTTTCTTGAACGATTTTCTGAACTTGGAAAAAATACGACGAGATAAGTTCGAATGCGTTATTTCGAAAGAGGGTAATATCAGCGAGGTGTGGTTACCACCACTTCTATTTATTCCTTTTGTAGAGAATGCTGTGAAACATAACGTGGATAGTGAAAACTCCTCTTTTGTCTATCTCGGTTTTAAGGTGTGGGACAAAAATTTAGAATTTCAGTGTGTGAATTCAAAACCCGCAATCGCCCCGAAAAAGAATGAAGTGGGAGGGTTGGGATTAAAGAATATAAAACGTAGATTGGAACTATTATTTCCAGAACATTACACGCTGGAGATAAAAGAAGACGAGACAAGTTATACCGTATATTTACACTTGACATTATGA
- a CDS encoding sensor histidine kinase, producing the protein MKKRIHTGCLEQTFLYNLLMNSELRIWRHMLLAIVLAIISFNQTYVIFQQNITELGCNLYWITLCNLASYLVVVYLNIYLLIPRYLMRKRYLLYTIVLFVIVFVLMCLLTIIEEGVHVILGQDISYFLNPIFILNYVSSFATIVLCLLGGAITIVLRHWTIDNKRVNQLEWIHIQSEVEQLKAQVNPQLLFNILDRTAVLARSKPDEASGMLLKLSQLLRYQLYDCSRKAVLLKGEINFLTNYLALEQLYSKRIWYSVAAEGEVYRTFVPPLLFIPFVQQAIVYIYRQNTFASIDLQFRVKNSRIHFICSFNNGNLLDQNDFSSIKQRLELLYGDNYSLSISKRVIILKLNMLNYE; encoded by the coding sequence ATGAAAAAAAGAATACACACGGGATGTTTAGAACAAACCTTTCTCTATAATCTTTTAATGAATTCTGAATTACGGATATGGCGACACATGCTATTGGCCATAGTGCTGGCCATTATATCTTTCAACCAGACTTATGTTATTTTTCAACAGAACATTACGGAACTTGGATGTAACCTGTATTGGATAACTCTTTGTAATTTAGCCTCCTATTTAGTTGTAGTTTATTTGAATATCTATCTGTTGATACCCCGCTATCTCATGCGGAAAAGATACCTGCTCTACACGATCGTGTTGTTCGTTATCGTCTTTGTACTCATGTGTTTATTGACGATTATCGAGGAGGGAGTGCATGTTATCTTGGGGCAGGATATTTCCTATTTTCTCAATCCTATATTTATCTTGAATTATGTATCTTCTTTTGCCACGATCGTTTTGTGCCTGCTTGGAGGAGCGATCACGATCGTATTAAGACATTGGACAATAGATAATAAGCGAGTGAATCAGTTGGAGTGGATACATATTCAATCGGAAGTGGAACAACTGAAAGCGCAAGTAAATCCTCAATTGCTATTCAATATCTTGGATCGTACGGCTGTTTTAGCCCGCAGTAAACCGGATGAAGCTTCCGGAATGTTGCTAAAATTGAGCCAGCTATTAAGATACCAACTCTACGATTGCAGTCGGAAGGCGGTATTACTGAAGGGTGAGATTAATTTTTTGACAAACTATCTGGCTTTGGAACAATTATACTCGAAACGTATCTGGTATTCGGTTGCTGCGGAAGGTGAAGTTTACCGGACTTTCGTTCCCCCCTTGTTGTTTATCCCTTTCGTGCAACAGGCTATTGTTTATATTTACAGACAGAATACGTTTGCCTCTATCGATCTCCAATTTCGTGTCAAGAATAGCCGGATACATTTTATTTGTAGCTTTAATAACGGAAATTTACTGGATCAGAATGATTTTTCGAGCATCAAACAGCGATTGGAATTATTATACGGGGATAACTATTCCTTGTCAATATCCAAAAGAGTCATTATCTTGAAACTTAATATGCTAAATTATGAGTAA